A region of Nocardioides alkalitolerans DNA encodes the following proteins:
- a CDS encoding MFS transporter yields the protein MQQDEGPWAGHVRGSGDYRRLVVALFAAGFATFAQIFDAQAVLPALARDLDVPPATAALAVSATTTGLACSVLVWASVSDRIGRTRAMTWSLGVATVLSLLAPLMPSLTAVVALRALTGVALGAVPAVAMAYLNEEVRRDQVAVAAATYIAGNTIGGIVGRLVAGPVSEWVGWRAGLLAVAALCAVLAWVFWRVVPAPRGFAGRPQGDRAVRRVLRHLRTRPLVATYVAGFCLMGSFATVFNYLGFRVTAPPFAVPEQLVSLLFLVYLCGTLASRLGGSVVTRVGALPVVLVGVVTVLVSLPLLLADDLVVVVLGLAVFTAGIFCAHPVTSSLSGQLARSGRAQSTALYQLSWLAGVAVVGWASGHVYDVRGWASMLLVVGGLAVVTGTAALWGLTGGRAALPGRPVR from the coding sequence GTGCAGCAGGACGAGGGGCCCTGGGCGGGCCACGTGCGCGGGTCGGGCGACTACCGGCGGCTCGTCGTCGCGCTCTTCGCCGCCGGGTTCGCGACGTTCGCGCAGATCTTCGACGCGCAGGCGGTGCTCCCGGCGCTGGCGCGCGACCTCGACGTGCCACCCGCGACCGCGGCGCTCGCGGTGTCGGCGACGACGACGGGCCTCGCCTGCTCCGTGCTGGTGTGGGCGTCCGTCTCCGACCGGATCGGCCGCACCCGGGCGATGACGTGGTCCCTCGGGGTGGCCACGGTGCTGTCGCTGCTCGCGCCCCTCATGCCGTCGTTGACCGCGGTGGTCGCCCTGCGGGCGCTGACGGGCGTCGCGCTCGGCGCGGTGCCGGCGGTCGCGATGGCCTACCTCAACGAGGAGGTGCGGCGCGACCAGGTGGCGGTCGCCGCGGCGACCTACATCGCGGGCAACACGATCGGCGGGATCGTGGGGCGGCTCGTCGCGGGGCCGGTGTCGGAGTGGGTCGGCTGGCGGGCCGGGCTGCTCGCCGTGGCAGCCCTGTGCGCCGTGCTGGCGTGGGTGTTCTGGCGGGTGGTGCCCGCTCCCCGCGGCTTCGCGGGCCGCCCGCAGGGCGACCGTGCGGTACGCCGCGTGCTGCGCCACCTCCGCACCCGGCCGCTCGTCGCGACGTACGTCGCCGGGTTCTGCCTCATGGGGTCGTTCGCGACGGTCTTCAACTACCTGGGCTTCCGCGTGACCGCGCCGCCCTTCGCCGTGCCCGAGCAGCTCGTCAGCCTGCTCTTCCTCGTCTACCTGTGCGGGACGCTGGCGAGCCGCCTCGGCGGCTCGGTCGTGACCCGGGTCGGCGCCCTGCCCGTGGTGCTCGTCGGTGTGGTCACGGTGCTCGTGTCGCTGCCCCTGCTGCTGGCGGACGACCTGGTCGTCGTGGTGCTCGGCCTCGCCGTCTTCACGGCCGGCATCTTCTGCGCCCACCCCGTCACGAGCAGCCTCTCCGGTCAGCTCGCGCGCAGCGGTCGGGCCCAGTCGACGGCGCTCTACCAGCTGTCGTGGCTCGCGGGCGTCGCCGTCGTCGGCTGGGCCTCCGGCCACGTGTACGACGTGCGCGGCTGGGCGTCGATGCTGCTCGTCGTCGGCGGTCTCGCCGTCGTCACCGGCACCGCGGCCCTGTGGGGCCTCACGGGCGGCCGGGCCGCCCTCCCGGGGCGACCCGTCAGATGA
- a CDS encoding VWA domain-containing protein, translated as MVDLTKRADTAQGAIISLLKREADKGIDLGEITARVVVAIDYSASMQGRYANGEVQDLVERVLALSLAGLDDDGDIQVHFFHNDPFPPQEVDSTSYSGFVDRWRSGKSMGGTNYAGVMKAVLAEAGHGKKGLGKRLFGRGGAQPDGPVAVPTLVLFVTDGEPFDKDATKKLLVEASAKPVFWQFLGLGYSPRFLQDLDTMGGRVVDNVGLTSMQDSKGTADEAWFHAVLEEYVTSWVPAARQAGLII; from the coding sequence GTGGTCGACCTGACGAAGCGCGCCGACACGGCGCAGGGTGCCATCATCTCGCTGCTCAAGCGCGAGGCGGACAAGGGCATCGACCTGGGCGAGATCACCGCGCGCGTGGTCGTCGCGATCGACTACTCGGCCTCCATGCAGGGCCGCTACGCCAACGGCGAGGTGCAGGACCTCGTCGAGCGCGTGCTGGCCCTCAGCCTCGCGGGCCTCGACGACGACGGCGACATCCAGGTGCACTTCTTCCACAACGACCCCTTCCCGCCGCAGGAGGTCGACAGCACGAGCTACAGCGGCTTCGTCGACCGCTGGCGGTCCGGCAAGTCGATGGGCGGCACCAACTACGCGGGCGTCATGAAGGCCGTCCTGGCCGAGGCCGGACACGGCAAGAAGGGGCTCGGCAAGCGGCTGTTCGGCCGTGGCGGCGCGCAGCCGGACGGCCCCGTCGCGGTCCCGACCCTCGTGCTGTTCGTGACCGACGGCGAGCCGTTCGACAAGGACGCCACCAAGAAGCTCCTCGTGGAGGCCAGCGCGAAGCCGGTGTTCTGGCAGTTCCTCGGCCTGGGCTACTCGCCCCGGTTCCTCCAGGACCTCGACACCATGGGCGGCCGCGTCGTCGACAACGTCGGGCTCACCTCGATGCAGGACTCGAAGGGCACCGCCGACGAGGCGTGGTTCCACGCGGTGCTCGAGGAGTACGTGACGAGCTGGGTGCCCGCCGCCCGGCAGGCCGGCCTCATCATCTGA
- a CDS encoding class I SAM-dependent methyltransferase has translation MVTRWEQVARAQAGEDYAAAYAARFRKQAEAGADVHGEAALVTALAPPPSRVLDAGCGTGRVAVRLHELGHPVVGVDVDRSMVEVARRDAPHLDWHVADLATLDLGRRFDVVVVAGNVLPLLEPGTLGATAAALAAHVAPEGLLVAGFGLDAAHLPAGCPPTPLAEVEAAFAGAGLAPPELWASWDRAPYDGGGYVVGVWTPR, from the coding sequence GTGGTGACGAGGTGGGAGCAGGTCGCGCGGGCGCAGGCGGGGGAGGACTACGCCGCGGCGTACGCCGCCCGGTTCCGGAAGCAGGCGGAGGCGGGAGCCGACGTGCACGGCGAGGCCGCGCTGGTGACGGCGCTGGCCCCGCCACCGTCGCGCGTGCTCGACGCCGGCTGCGGCACCGGTCGGGTAGCGGTGCGCCTGCACGAGCTGGGCCACCCGGTCGTCGGCGTCGACGTGGACCGTTCGATGGTCGAGGTCGCGCGGCGCGACGCCCCGCACCTCGACTGGCACGTGGCCGACCTGGCGACGTTGGACCTGGGCCGGCGCTTCGACGTCGTGGTGGTGGCGGGCAACGTGCTCCCGCTCCTGGAGCCGGGCACGCTCGGGGCGACGGCCGCGGCGCTCGCGGCGCACGTCGCTCCGGAGGGCCTGCTCGTGGCGGGGTTCGGCCTCGACGCGGCGCACCTGCCGGCTGGCTGCCCGCCCACCCCGCTGGCCGAGGTCGAGGCGGCCTTCGCCGGCGCCGGCCTGGCCCCGCCCGAGCTGTGGGCGTCGTGGGACCGCGCGCCCTACGACGGGGGCGGCTACGTCGTGGGGGTCTGGACGCCGCGCTGA
- a CDS encoding helix-turn-helix domain-containing GNAT family N-acetyltransferase, with protein sequence MTVVDTLRRFNRTYTQRVGVLEESHLGTGRTLGASRLLYEVDAEAGSTVGELRDLLGLDSGYVARLLRALESDGLVATEPDPADRRRRRVVLTDAGRAARADLDQRSEDLAARLVAPLTPRQQARLGDALATAELLVRAATVELREVDPADPASVRAARTALDRYVAEVADRLPGGFAPSGLDAVEPGSTWVVATSDGRPAAYGGIRPLDLPVGVAGDGPAVEVKRMWVDPAWRGAGLGGRMLRHLEELAREQGATRIALDTNSALDEAVVLYDRAGYARVERYNDNADAELFFAKRL encoded by the coding sequence GTGACCGTCGTCGACACCCTCCGCCGCTTCAACCGCACCTACACCCAGCGCGTCGGCGTGCTCGAGGAGTCGCACCTCGGCACGGGGCGCACGCTCGGGGCCTCGCGCCTGCTCTACGAGGTGGACGCCGAGGCGGGCTCGACCGTCGGGGAGCTGCGCGACCTGCTCGGCCTCGACTCCGGCTACGTCGCCCGGCTGCTGCGCGCCCTGGAGTCGGACGGCCTCGTCGCCACCGAGCCCGACCCCGCGGACCGCCGACGTCGCCGCGTGGTGCTCACCGACGCCGGCCGGGCCGCCCGGGCCGACCTCGACCAGCGCTCCGAGGACCTCGCTGCCCGCCTCGTCGCACCGCTGACGCCCCGGCAGCAGGCGCGGCTCGGCGACGCGCTCGCGACCGCCGAGCTCCTCGTGCGCGCCGCGACCGTCGAGCTCCGCGAGGTCGACCCCGCCGACCCCGCCTCCGTCCGCGCGGCGCGGACCGCCCTCGACCGGTACGTCGCGGAGGTCGCCGACCGGCTCCCCGGCGGCTTCGCACCGAGCGGTCTCGACGCGGTCGAGCCCGGGTCGACGTGGGTCGTGGCGACGAGCGACGGCCGCCCCGCGGCGTACGGCGGGATCCGTCCCCTCGACCTGCCCGTCGGCGTGGCGGGTGACGGGCCGGCGGTCGAGGTGAAGCGGATGTGGGTCGACCCGGCCTGGCGCGGCGCGGGGCTGGGCGGTCGCATGCTGCGGCACCTCGAGGAGCTCGCGCGGGAGCAGGGCGCGACGCGGATCGCCCTCGACACCAACAGCGCGCTCGACGAGGCGGTGGTGCTCTACGACCGGGCCGGGTACGCGCGGGTCGAGCGCTACAACGACAACGCCGACGCCGAGCTGTTCTTCGCCAAGCGCCTCTGA
- a CDS encoding tyrosine-type recombinase/integrase translates to MVAARELDRVTVRVAVDRYLDGVARAVAGHSLAATTAANYRRDLAEFVELAGPETVLDDITGAQLDDIVLAYGARPDGRFRGNREGATGAVPAPGAGKTRGAGATRRFQSSVSRFFERATRERWVEANPVLDAEVRVKRPRTSDPSRKAVPTPVAKALLDGTTATPPGAATKPGADRDLGPRDELIFRLLLETGIRVSELCGIDQADIEERIVGEASGADDDYETQTWLRVLGKGSKERWVPLSPSTVAMVDAYVAGSRPTPQPRTVKDPETGERVVTVGVEDAERALLLTWRGLRIRPRDVQLMVKRSCDALPPRLRRRVTPHGLRHTAATVLVHHGVPVNVIKDLLGHASIATTDVYLDTVAEELVAAVNRHPLTSGT, encoded by the coding sequence GTGGTCGCTGCACGAGAGCTGGACCGGGTCACGGTGCGGGTGGCGGTCGACCGCTACCTCGACGGCGTCGCACGGGCCGTCGCCGGCCACTCGCTGGCCGCGACGACGGCCGCCAACTACCGGCGCGACCTGGCGGAGTTCGTCGAGCTGGCCGGTCCCGAGACCGTGCTCGACGACATCACGGGGGCCCAGCTCGACGACATCGTGCTGGCCTACGGCGCGCGGCCCGACGGGCGCTTCCGCGGCAACCGCGAGGGCGCGACCGGCGCCGTACCCGCGCCCGGGGCCGGCAAGACGCGCGGCGCCGGCGCGACCCGTCGCTTCCAGTCGTCGGTGTCACGGTTCTTCGAGCGCGCGACCCGTGAGCGCTGGGTCGAGGCGAACCCGGTGCTCGACGCGGAGGTGCGCGTCAAGCGGCCCCGCACCTCCGACCCGTCCCGCAAGGCCGTGCCCACGCCCGTCGCCAAGGCCCTGCTCGACGGCACCACCGCGACGCCGCCGGGTGCGGCGACCAAGCCCGGCGCCGATCGCGACCTCGGTCCGCGGGACGAGCTGATCTTCCGGCTGCTGCTCGAGACCGGCATCCGTGTCTCCGAGCTCTGCGGGATCGACCAGGCCGACATCGAGGAGCGGATCGTCGGCGAGGCGTCGGGCGCGGACGACGACTACGAGACCCAGACGTGGCTCCGCGTCCTCGGCAAGGGCAGCAAGGAGCGGTGGGTACCCCTCTCCCCCAGCACCGTCGCCATGGTGGACGCGTACGTCGCCGGTTCGCGCCCGACGCCCCAGCCGCGGACGGTGAAGGACCCGGAGACCGGCGAGCGGGTCGTCACGGTGGGTGTCGAGGACGCCGAGCGCGCGCTGCTCCTCACCTGGCGGGGGCTCCGCATCCGTCCGCGCGACGTGCAGCTGATGGTGAAACGGTCCTGCGACGCGCTCCCGCCGCGGCTGCGACGACGCGTGACGCCCCACGGGCTCCGGCACACGGCGGCGACCGTGCTCGTGCACCATGGTGTGCCGGTCAACGTGATCAAGGACCTGCTCGGCCACGCGTCGATCGCGACCACGGACGTCTACCTCGACACCGTCGCCGAGGAGCTGGTCGCCGCCGTCAATCGCCACCCCCTGACCTCCGGCACATAA
- a CDS encoding GNAT family N-acetyltransferase yields the protein MTVPLGVATTADVRACAAVLAEALADDPALHRLVPGEHDRRRRVAALYEGTVRGALVSGIVDVARREPGGPVVGVAVWEAPDRRRAPLVGLRALPRTVGAVGVRNLRALRAETERYAAVRPTEPHWYLTDIAVGGAARGLGVGSALLRHRLATIDADGAAAYLEATSPVNRRLYERFGFVARDRIGGPGDDEGLTTMWRPART from the coding sequence ATGACCGTCCCCCTCGGAGTGGCCACGACCGCCGACGTCCGCGCCTGCGCCGCCGTCCTCGCCGAAGCGCTCGCCGACGACCCGGCGCTCCACCGCCTCGTGCCGGGCGAGCACGATCGCCGGCGTCGGGTCGCGGCGCTCTACGAGGGCACGGTCCGTGGCGCCCTCGTGTCCGGCATCGTCGACGTCGCCCGTCGGGAGCCCGGCGGACCGGTCGTCGGGGTGGCGGTCTGGGAGGCGCCGGACCGCCGACGGGCTCCCCTCGTCGGGCTGCGCGCGCTCCCCCGCACCGTCGGAGCCGTCGGTGTCCGGAACCTGCGGGCCCTGCGCGCGGAGACCGAGCGGTACGCCGCGGTGCGGCCCACCGAGCCGCACTGGTACCTCACGGACATCGCGGTCGGAGGCGCCGCCCGCGGGCTCGGCGTCGGCAGCGCGCTCCTGCGCCACCGGCTCGCGACGATCGACGCGGACGGCGCCGCGGCGTACCTCGAGGCGACGAGCCCCGTGAACCGCCGGCTGTACGAGCGCTTCGGGTTCGTCGCCCGGGACCGCATCGGCGGGCCGGGCGACGACGAGGGCCTCACGACCATGTGGCGCCCCGCCCGCACCTGA
- the aqpZ gene encoding aquaporin Z yields the protein MTRAARPTSTRAEAAPARLGPRLAAETVGTFWLVLAGCGTAVLAGEQVGYLGVALAFGLAVLTMAYAVGHVSGGHFNPAVTLGLAVGRRFEWRDVPAYVAAQLVGASVAGGLLYVIASGRDGFSVADGFATNGFGDRSPEGYTLLAAAVTEVVLTAVFVFVILGVTDRRAPVGFAPLAIGLTLTAVHLVSIPVTNTSVNPARSLGVAWFDTAALGQSWLFVVAPLAGAAVAGLLYAVTTGVDRRDVDVDGGPARSAA from the coding sequence ATGACCCGCGCCGCCCGTCCCACGTCCACCCGTGCCGAGGCCGCCCCGGCCCGCCTGGGCCCCCGCCTGGCCGCCGAGACCGTCGGCACCTTCTGGCTCGTCCTGGCCGGCTGCGGCACCGCCGTGCTGGCGGGGGAGCAGGTCGGCTACCTGGGCGTGGCGCTCGCCTTCGGCCTCGCGGTGCTCACGATGGCGTACGCCGTCGGCCACGTCTCCGGCGGACACTTCAACCCGGCCGTGACGCTGGGCCTGGCCGTGGGTCGTCGCTTCGAGTGGCGCGACGTGCCGGCGTACGTCGCGGCGCAGCTCGTCGGCGCGAGCGTGGCCGGTGGCCTGCTCTACGTGATCGCGTCGGGCCGTGACGGGTTCTCCGTCGCCGACGGGTTCGCCACCAACGGGTTCGGCGACCGGTCGCCGGAGGGCTACACGCTCCTCGCCGCCGCGGTCACCGAGGTCGTGCTCACGGCCGTCTTCGTCTTCGTCATCCTCGGTGTCACCGACCGCCGCGCACCGGTGGGCTTCGCACCGCTGGCCATCGGCCTCACGCTGACCGCCGTGCACCTCGTCTCGATCCCGGTCACCAACACCTCGGTCAACCCGGCCCGGTCGCTGGGCGTCGCCTGGTTCGACACCGCCGCCCTGGGCCAGTCGTGGCTGTTCGTCGTCGCGCCGCTCGCCGGCGCCGCCGTCGCCGGCCTCCTCTACGCCGTCACCACCGGGGTCGACCGTCGCGACGTGGACGTCGACGGGGGACCGGCCCGCTCGGCTGCCTGA
- a CDS encoding crotonase/enoyl-CoA hydratase family protein gives MRRPLRRATRTARTLAPVVAQTVRLGLDEARRRARGRSPGDDAAAVRDAAAVGADIEVPAPAGVAAYARQVSARRLVAAPQDEVARLVRNLDRTHEWLTLHVAWRGDRPAEMVEGAAFAQQISLMDIPAQARWEVDRADADGFALRGTGPMGITVGLWCTLVDAPGGTAVRLDGALDGSPVRGPVGLTAVRSVETALTASLVELAALLEGAGAPRLRVPDEPVRHESTGRLLDPTTPVLVGVGQVVVREPADDPAAEPAEPVELAVRALRAAAADAGASLDLLAVADLVAAVPSASWTYPDQAGLVAERVGADGATTLQTSTYGGDGGQLALNEAAQSIVDGTARVVLVSGAEAGAAVASLQRDGREPAWTRQPADAAPDRVVGTDRPANNEAETAVGLGAPIYVYALLESALGAAAGSGPEEHRAAIADLWSRASEVAAANPHAWDPRARSPQEVAEPRPDNRWVSEPYTKLMCANLQVDLAAGAIVTSVAAAQAAGVPQDRWVFLHAGASATDEWFVSERADLAHSPAIAAAGRAVLDHAGVEAADLGPIDLYSCFPAAVQLGAEALGLPWEDPARRLTVTGGLTFAGGPGNAYGLHAVAAMVPLLRADPATYGLTSSLGWYATKHALGVWSASPPEQRFAHLRPTFDRPPSRPARTELRGTGVVEAVTVPHRREGGREAVVLAVIDEDGARVLLRREDPAEVEALADADLRRRRVRMDADRLVVLDGHADLPAPPSAPVRTDFQGDVLVVTLDRPEVRNAVDRRTAEQLERAIDDAEADPTVRAIVLTGAGGTFCAGMDLAAAHRGEVPVTDRRGPLGLTAEPPTKPMVAAVEGAALAGGFELALCADLVVAASDATFGLPEVKRGLLAAAGGLWRVGTRLPRPVALELALVGDPLPAARLAELGLVNDVVEPGRALERALDLARRIAGNAPLSVRVGKEIVDAAPTWSPEEGFARQSELASPVLLSDDAREGVAAYAEKRAPRWSGR, from the coding sequence ATGCGCCGTCCGTTGCGCCGCGCCACCCGCACCGCCCGCACGCTGGCTCCCGTCGTCGCGCAGACCGTCCGTCTCGGGCTCGACGAGGCGCGACGACGTGCCCGGGGCCGCTCCCCCGGCGATGACGCGGCCGCTGTCCGCGATGCGGCGGCGGTCGGTGCCGACATCGAGGTCCCGGCACCCGCGGGGGTGGCGGCGTATGCGCGCCAGGTGAGTGCGCGACGCCTGGTGGCGGCGCCGCAGGACGAGGTGGCGCGTCTGGTCCGCAACCTCGACCGGACCCACGAGTGGCTCACCCTGCACGTCGCCTGGCGCGGGGACCGGCCGGCGGAGATGGTCGAGGGCGCGGCCTTCGCCCAGCAGATCAGCCTCATGGACATCCCGGCGCAGGCCCGGTGGGAGGTCGACCGCGCCGACGCCGACGGGTTCGCGCTGCGCGGCACCGGACCCATGGGGATCACCGTCGGCCTGTGGTGCACGCTCGTCGACGCCCCGGGCGGCACGGCGGTCCGGCTGGACGGCGCCCTCGACGGGTCCCCGGTCCGCGGCCCGGTCGGGCTGACCGCCGTGCGCAGCGTCGAGACCGCGCTCACGGCCTCGCTGGTCGAGCTGGCGGCGCTCCTCGAGGGGGCGGGCGCACCACGGTTGCGGGTGCCCGACGAGCCCGTGCGCCACGAGTCCACCGGCCGTCTGCTCGACCCGACCACACCGGTGCTGGTCGGCGTCGGCCAGGTCGTCGTGCGCGAGCCCGCAGACGACCCCGCAGCCGAGCCCGCCGAGCCGGTCGAGCTCGCCGTGCGGGCGCTGCGCGCCGCGGCGGCGGACGCCGGGGCCTCTCTCGACCTGCTCGCCGTCGCCGACCTCGTGGCGGCCGTCCCCAGCGCGTCGTGGACCTACCCCGACCAGGCAGGACTGGTCGCCGAACGCGTCGGGGCGGACGGCGCGACGACCCTCCAGACGTCGACGTACGGCGGGGATGGTGGCCAGCTCGCGCTGAACGAGGCAGCGCAGTCGATCGTGGACGGTACGGCGCGCGTCGTGCTCGTCAGCGGCGCCGAGGCGGGCGCGGCGGTGGCGTCCCTCCAGCGGGACGGCCGCGAGCCGGCCTGGACCCGCCAGCCCGCCGACGCCGCCCCCGACCGCGTGGTCGGCACCGACCGCCCCGCGAACAACGAGGCCGAGACGGCGGTGGGGCTCGGGGCACCGATCTACGTCTACGCGCTGCTCGAGTCGGCCCTCGGCGCTGCCGCCGGGAGCGGCCCGGAGGAGCACCGGGCCGCGATCGCCGACCTCTGGTCGCGGGCCAGCGAGGTCGCCGCCGCGAACCCCCACGCCTGGGACCCGCGCGCCCGCAGCCCGCAGGAGGTCGCCGAGCCCCGTCCGGACAACCGCTGGGTGAGCGAGCCCTACACCAAGCTGATGTGCGCGAACCTGCAGGTCGACCTGGCCGCGGGCGCGATCGTGACCAGCGTCGCCGCGGCGCAGGCCGCAGGCGTGCCGCAGGACCGCTGGGTGTTCCTGCACGCGGGCGCCTCCGCGACCGACGAGTGGTTCGTCTCCGAACGCGCCGACCTCGCGCACTCCCCCGCGATCGCCGCCGCCGGCCGCGCGGTCCTCGACCACGCCGGGGTCGAGGCGGCCGACCTCGGCCCGATCGATCTCTACTCCTGCTTCCCGGCGGCGGTGCAGCTCGGGGCCGAGGCGCTCGGGCTGCCGTGGGAGGACCCCGCCCGTCGGCTCACCGTCACGGGCGGGCTCACCTTCGCGGGCGGCCCCGGCAACGCCTACGGCCTGCACGCGGTGGCCGCGATGGTGCCGCTGCTGCGCGCCGATCCGGCGACGTACGGCTTGACGAGCTCGCTCGGCTGGTACGCCACGAAGCACGCCCTGGGCGTATGGTCGGCGAGCCCGCCGGAGCAGCGGTTCGCGCACCTGCGGCCGACGTTCGACCGACCGCCCAGCAGGCCCGCCCGCACCGAGCTGCGGGGAACCGGCGTGGTCGAGGCGGTCACGGTGCCCCACCGCCGCGAGGGTGGTCGGGAGGCGGTCGTGCTGGCGGTGATCGACGAGGACGGTGCACGGGTGCTGCTGCGCCGCGAGGACCCGGCCGAGGTCGAGGCGCTCGCGGACGCGGACCTCCGGCGCCGCCGGGTGCGGATGGACGCCGACCGGCTCGTCGTCCTCGACGGGCACGCTGACCTTCCCGCTCCGCCGTCCGCGCCGGTGCGCACCGACTTTCAGGGCGACGTCCTCGTCGTCACCCTCGACCGGCCCGAGGTGCGCAACGCCGTCGACCGGCGCACGGCGGAGCAGCTGGAGCGCGCGATCGACGACGCCGAGGCGGACCCGACCGTCCGCGCGATCGTGCTGACCGGGGCCGGCGGCACCTTCTGCGCCGGGATGGACCTCGCGGCGGCCCACCGCGGCGAGGTGCCGGTGACCGACCGCCGGGGACCCCTGGGCCTGACGGCGGAGCCGCCCACCAAGCCGATGGTGGCCGCGGTCGAGGGGGCCGCGCTGGCCGGTGGCTTCGAGCTCGCGCTCTGCGCGGACCTCGTCGTCGCCGCCTCGGACGCGACCTTCGGGCTGCCCGAGGTCAAGCGGGGGCTGCTGGCCGCGGCCGGCGGGCTGTGGCGCGTCGGCACCCGGTTGCCGCGACCGGTGGCCCTCGAGCTCGCCCTCGTCGGCGACCCGCTGCCCGCCGCCCGGTTGGCCGAGCTCGGCCTCGTCAACGACGTCGTCGAGCCCGGACGCGCCCTCGAGCGCGCCCTGGACCTGGCCCGCCGGATCGCGGGCAACGCCCCGCTCTCCGTGCGGGTCGGCAAGGAGATCGTCGACGCTGCGCCGACCTGGAGCCCCGAGGAGGGCTTCGCCCGCCAGAGCGAGCTCGCCTCCCCGGTGCTCCTCAGCGACGACGCCCGCGAGGGCGTGGCGGCGTACGCCGAGAAGCGCGCGCCGCGGTGGAGCGGACGGTGA
- a CDS encoding TetR/AcrR family transcriptional regulator, whose translation MDRRRHQLVDAAMTAMAENRWRSATVSSICATAGLNKRYFYESFESLDTLADAVVDQVAAEVTGAALAAQERTTGQSAREQARAAVAAVVTTLGSDRRRALVLLAGSAGAPSAHLRRMDALRRMTATFVDHALLWHRDRGIEPLTPTAIAFLIGGTAQAILSWTEGELPVDAEQLVDEVTASWLSLGQPCGSDDA comes from the coding sequence GTGGACCGCCGTCGGCACCAACTGGTCGACGCGGCGATGACGGCCATGGCCGAGAACCGGTGGCGCTCGGCGACCGTGTCGTCGATCTGTGCGACCGCGGGACTGAACAAGCGCTACTTCTACGAGAGCTTCGAGAGCCTCGACACCCTGGCCGACGCGGTCGTCGACCAGGTGGCCGCCGAGGTCACCGGAGCGGCACTGGCCGCACAGGAGCGCACCACGGGACAGTCGGCACGGGAGCAGGCGCGCGCCGCCGTGGCCGCCGTCGTCACCACGCTCGGCTCGGACCGCCGTCGCGCGCTCGTGCTGCTCGCGGGGTCGGCCGGAGCGCCGTCGGCGCACCTGCGTCGCATGGACGCCCTGCGACGGATGACCGCGACCTTCGTCGACCACGCGCTCCTCTGGCACCGCGACCGGGGCATCGAGCCGCTGACGCCGACAGCGATCGCCTTCCTCATCGGCGGCACCGCGCAGGCGATCCTGTCGTGGACCGAGGGCGAGCTGCCCGTCGACGCGGAGCAGCTCGTCGACGAGGTGACCGCGTCGTGGCTCTCGCTCGGCCAGCCGTGCGGGTCCGACGACGCCTGA